From a region of the Lactuca sativa cultivar Salinas chromosome 4, Lsat_Salinas_v11, whole genome shotgun sequence genome:
- the LOC122197527 gene encoding secreted RxLR effector protein 161-like: MEQNLKLDKGEDEERADVNAYRCLIGRLLYLQATRPDITYVVNVLSQFVSDPRQNHWNAAMRVLRYLKATLGQGILLPKENETDLIAYSDSDWLGCPFSRRSRTGYVLLLGGAPISWKSKKQSVVSRSSTEAEYRAMATTVSEILLTRWLLTEFHVEFHAPIPLLCENNSTCHIAHNPVFHECTKHVEMDYYFLRERVFSKEIVPVKINTQDQLADLLTKPLGSDRLKLLSTKLGIWNLHVPA, encoded by the coding sequence ATGGAACAGAACTTGAAGTTGGACAAAGGCGAAGATGAAGAAAGAGCTGATGTCAATGCGTATCGATGCCTTATTGGCAGGCTTTTGTATCTTCAAGCAACAAGGCCCGACATCACTTATGTTGTAAACGTTCTTAGTCAGTTCGTATCTGATCCTCGACAAAACCATTGGAATGCTGCTATGCGAGTTCTTCGATATCTCAAAGCTACCTTAGGACAAGGGATATTACTACCAAAAGAAAATGAGACAGATTTAATCGCCTATAGTGATTCAGATTGGTTAGGGTGTCCCTTCTCTCGCAGGTCACGAACTGGATATGTTTTGCTTTTGGGTGGAGCTCCAATTTCTTGGAAGTCCAAGAAACAATCTGTGGTCTCCCGTTCTTCCACTGAGGCTGAGTATCGTGCAATGGCCACCACTGTGAGTGAGATCCTCTTGACTCGTTGGCTGCTGACCGAATTTCATGTTGAGTTTCATGCACCAATACCCCTTTTGTGTGAAAATAATTCAACCTGCCACATTGCACACAATCCAGTGTTTCATGAGTGCACCAAGCATGTAGAAATGGACTACTATTTTCTACGAGAACGTGTCTTCTCCAAGGAAATTGTTCCCGTGAAGATCAACACTCAAGATCAGCTAGCTGATTTACTTACTAAACCGCTTGGTTCAGATCGTCTCAAGTTGCTATCAACCAAGCTGGGCATTTGGAACCTTCATGTGCCAGCTTGA